The proteins below come from a single Wenzhouxiangella sp. XN201 genomic window:
- a CDS encoding AsmA family protein, translated as MLRKIVLVLFILIGLLVLAIVSAALLVDPDDYREELAAKASEQLGREVRLEGPIDLKYFPWLALDIRDVSVGNPPGLEDAPDLAEIRRATASIRVWPLLRGELEVGAIGIEEAAINLVSSRGGRSNLEGLFEASQTDRAADEPTDLSGLQTGAVSFDNVVLSLIDLAEDSRTDIRLDSMRLDPFAAGREVGVSFSGAISSGDGETQLVLSLDGDLRVAADLSEIALSNWHLDYELPAGEATGQASGSLRLRPEATPVSLELTDFEGALAMAGLELTLSADETIRAVLGESTRVELPAARLGLDGQELELDGEAELGERLIARLSVSGDRLDLTRLTAGGPGDGGETDAESAGGPKDSAFEFLELSFALELGELVLAEGMTLTEVSARSRLSNGLLTLDPLTARLFGGRFEGSARVDFTQQPPEVILTPSLSGIRVGQLAALLTGQSPVDGEGEMSLDVRFRGFEPQQMLGSLNGNGDFAIAEGVLQGIDLEALIEQELTTDNLASISRAFGGETRFNTLSGGLSIEGGVVELPDLNMAAAGYAASGSGRIDLAAGEVDYRLDLDLGEELTARLPRALRRATEGRIPLAISGELMRPTVTVDLASIAEKAVRDEVGRRLLEALESDDDDDPEPEADSAGEAEVDEIDGEAAEDEADDSSTERREARRNLLRDLMGSDRDEDEESEDASTGEEEQSEEVEPDEPPLVLIR; from the coding sequence ATGCTGCGCAAGATCGTTCTGGTGCTGTTCATCCTGATCGGGCTGCTCGTGCTGGCGATCGTCAGTGCGGCGCTGCTGGTCGATCCGGACGACTATCGCGAGGAACTGGCGGCCAAGGCGAGTGAGCAACTCGGCCGTGAAGTCCGGCTCGAGGGACCGATCGATCTGAAGTACTTCCCCTGGCTGGCTCTGGATATCCGCGACGTTTCGGTGGGTAATCCGCCGGGCCTCGAGGACGCACCCGACCTGGCCGAGATTCGTCGTGCCACCGCGTCGATTCGCGTCTGGCCGCTGCTGCGTGGCGAGCTGGAAGTCGGAGCGATCGGTATTGAGGAGGCGGCCATCAACCTGGTCAGCTCGCGCGGGGGGCGGTCCAACCTGGAGGGCCTTTTCGAAGCATCACAAACCGACCGGGCCGCGGACGAGCCGACCGACCTGAGCGGACTGCAGACCGGGGCGGTGAGTTTCGACAATGTCGTGCTCAGCCTGATCGACCTGGCCGAGGATTCGCGCACCGATATCCGGCTCGATTCGATGCGGCTCGACCCCTTCGCCGCCGGCCGCGAAGTCGGCGTGTCGTTTTCCGGTGCGATCAGCAGCGGTGACGGCGAGACGCAGCTGGTGCTGTCGCTCGACGGCGATCTGCGCGTTGCCGCCGACTTGAGCGAAATTGCCCTGTCGAACTGGCACCTGGACTATGAACTGCCGGCGGGCGAGGCCACGGGCCAGGCCAGCGGCAGTCTCCGACTGCGCCCCGAAGCGACGCCGGTCAGCCTTGAGTTGACTGACTTCGAGGGCGCGCTGGCCATGGCCGGCCTGGAGTTGACGCTGAGCGCCGACGAAACCATCCGTGCCGTGCTGGGTGAGTCGACGCGCGTCGAGTTGCCCGCGGCCCGGCTTGGACTCGATGGGCAGGAGCTGGAGCTCGACGGCGAGGCCGAGTTGGGTGAGCGCCTGATCGCCCGACTGTCGGTTTCCGGCGATCGGCTGGACCTGACCCGGCTGACGGCCGGCGGACCGGGCGATGGCGGGGAGACCGATGCGGAATCGGCCGGTGGGCCGAAGGATTCTGCGTTTGAGTTCCTCGAGTTGTCGTTTGCGCTCGAGCTCGGTGAGCTGGTGCTGGCCGAGGGCATGACGCTGACCGAAGTGAGCGCACGCAGCCGGCTCAGCAATGGGCTGCTGACCCTGGATCCGCTCACTGCCCGGCTGTTCGGCGGCCGTTTCGAGGGCAGTGCCCGGGTCGATTTCACTCAGCAACCACCTGAAGTGATCCTCACGCCCAGCCTGTCGGGCATCCGCGTCGGGCAACTGGCCGCGCTGTTGACCGGGCAGTCGCCGGTCGACGGTGAGGGCGAGATGAGCCTCGATGTCCGTTTCCGCGGATTCGAACCGCAGCAAATGCTCGGCTCGCTCAACGGCAACGGCGATTTCGCCATCGCCGAGGGCGTGCTGCAGGGCATCGACCTCGAGGCCCTGATCGAACAGGAATTGACCACCGACAACCTCGCCAGCATCTCGCGGGCTTTCGGCGGCGAGACCCGCTTCAACACCCTCAGCGGTGGACTGAGCATCGAGGGCGGCGTGGTCGAGCTGCCCGATCTGAACATGGCGGCGGCCGGCTACGCGGCCAGCGGTAGCGGTCGCATCGACCTGGCCGCCGGTGAGGTCGATTACCGCCTCGATCTCGATCTCGGCGAAGAATTGACCGCGCGTTTGCCGCGCGCTCTGCGCCGGGCCACCGAAGGCCGTATTCCCTTGGCGATCAGCGGTGAGCTCATGCGGCCGACGGTGACGGTTGATTTGGCCTCGATCGCCGAGAAGGCGGTGCGTGACGAAGTCGGCAGGCGGCTGCTCGAAGCGCTCGAATCCGATGACGATGATGATCCGGAACCTGAAGCGGACTCCGCGGGCGAGGCGGAGGTGGATGAGATCGACGGCGAGGCAGCCGAAGACGAAGCGGATGACAGCAGCACCGAGCGGCGCGAGGCTCGCCGGAACCTGCTGCGGGACCTGATGGGCTCCGATCGGGACGAGGACGAAGAAAGCGAGGATGCCTCAACCGGTGAGGAAGAACAGTCCGAAGAAGTCGAACCCGACGAGCCACCGCTGGTTCTGATCAGATAG
- the fabG gene encoding 3-oxoacyl-ACP reductase FabG, translating to MSRRRPAQRPADCRALVTGGSGEIGAAICHALAADGLHVLVHAARGIERAERVVETITAAGGSAETVCFDLADGEQARATVADLVEAGPLGVIVHNAGIHDDAPMAGMSPEQWQRVVDINLGGFYSVVQPALLGMARLRWGRVIAISSVAARLGNRGQVNYAAAKAGLHGAVASLAREMANRGVAANVIAPGVIDTGMLGELDRDALLAAIPAGRFGRPEDVAALAAFLCSDAAAYINGQVIGVDGGMAPG from the coding sequence ATGAGCCGGCGTCGCCCGGCCCAACGCCCGGCGGATTGCCGCGCCCTGGTCACCGGTGGTTCCGGGGAAATCGGCGCGGCCATCTGCCACGCCCTGGCCGCCGACGGACTGCACGTTCTCGTACACGCCGCCCGTGGCATCGAACGCGCCGAGCGGGTCGTCGAGACCATCACTGCCGCCGGCGGCAGCGCCGAAACCGTCTGTTTCGATCTCGCCGATGGCGAACAGGCGCGGGCGACCGTGGCCGACCTGGTCGAAGCCGGACCGCTGGGCGTCATCGTGCACAATGCCGGGATCCACGATGATGCGCCCATGGCGGGGATGTCGCCGGAACAGTGGCAGCGCGTGGTCGACATCAATCTCGGTGGCTTCTACAGCGTGGTGCAGCCGGCGTTGCTGGGCATGGCGCGTCTGCGCTGGGGCCGGGTGATCGCGATCTCGAGCGTGGCAGCGCGTCTCGGCAACCGCGGCCAGGTCAACTATGCCGCCGCCAAGGCCGGCCTGCATGGCGCCGTCGCATCGCTCGCGCGCGAGATGGCCAACCGGGGTGTGGCCGCCAACGTGATCGCCCCCGGGGTGATCGACACCGGCATGCTCGGCGAACTCGACCGCGACGCGCTGCTGGCCGCCATTCCGGCCGGGCGATTCGGCCGGCCTGAAGACGTGGCGGCGCTGGCAGCTTTCCTGTGCTCGGACGCGGCCGCCTACATCAACGGGCAGGTCATTGGCGTCGATGGCGGTATGGCGCCAGGATAG